A genomic region of Luteibacter aegosomatissinici contains the following coding sequences:
- a CDS encoding multidrug resistance efflux transporter family protein yields MRSTALKAVAIALLSALFFTFTYVLNRAVVSGGGHWQWAVILRYLFTLPMLAAVLPFKGGLGKLPIELRSHPRTWLIWSTVGFVLFGVPLTWAATSGPSWLVAGSFQMTVLAGPLMAPFIYGDERARWHIGSLAIGALIVGGVMLLQFGHAHGGLDASAWLAVGAVAFAAFAYPLGNRKILLHLERTGTKLGPVQRVFGMTLASWPLWLVLAAVTLATIGPPTPREALLAAGTALSSGAIATILFFHATELVGRQPTALAAVEAMQAAELLLATVIGVLFLHESFPDAVSGLGAVGIIVGIALFAWVSGREGVAKDPGDRGA; encoded by the coding sequence ATGCGTTCCACCGCCCTGAAGGCCGTGGCGATCGCGCTGCTGTCGGCGCTGTTCTTCACGTTTACCTATGTGCTTAACCGTGCCGTCGTCAGTGGCGGCGGCCATTGGCAATGGGCGGTGATCCTGCGCTACCTGTTTACGCTGCCCATGCTGGCGGCCGTGCTTCCCTTCAAGGGCGGGCTCGGGAAGCTGCCCATCGAACTCCGTTCCCATCCGCGCACGTGGCTCATCTGGAGCACGGTGGGTTTCGTGCTGTTTGGCGTGCCGCTGACGTGGGCGGCGACCAGCGGGCCGTCGTGGCTGGTAGCAGGTAGCTTCCAGATGACCGTGCTTGCCGGGCCCCTGATGGCGCCCTTCATCTACGGCGATGAACGGGCGCGCTGGCACATCGGCTCGCTGGCGATCGGTGCGCTGATCGTCGGCGGGGTGATGCTGCTTCAGTTTGGCCACGCCCATGGTGGCCTGGATGCCTCGGCGTGGCTGGCCGTGGGTGCGGTCGCCTTCGCCGCCTTCGCATACCCATTGGGTAACCGAAAGATCCTTTTGCACCTGGAGCGCACCGGCACGAAACTCGGTCCGGTGCAGCGCGTGTTCGGCATGACGCTCGCCAGCTGGCCGCTGTGGCTGGTGCTTGCCGCGGTAACGCTCGCGACCATCGGGCCGCCGACCCCGCGCGAGGCATTGCTGGCCGCCGGCACCGCGCTATCGTCCGGCGCCATCGCCACCATCCTGTTCTTTCACGCCACCGAGCTGGTCGGTCGTCAGCCCACCGCGTTGGCGGCTGTCGAGGCGATGCAGGCGGCTGAGCTTCTACTCGCTACCGTCATTGGTGTGTTGTTCCTGCACGAGTCGTTCCCGGATGCGGTATCGGGCCTGGGTGCGGTCGGCATCATCGTGGGCATTGCCTTGTTTGCGTGGGTGAGCGGTAGGGAAGGGGTTGCCAAGGACCCGGGCGATCGCGGGGCTTGA